From Polycladomyces subterraneus:
GACTGAGTCCCGACCCTCGTGTTCTAAGAGCTCGAGCAAAGAGGGGTGGCATATTTTGACCAACCAGAAAGGGAAGCCCCTGTTGACCAACAGGGAGAGGGAAGTGTTCGAGTTACTGGTCCAAGACAAGACCACCAAGGATATTGCTCAACAACTGTTTATCAGCGAGAAAACCGTCCGCAATCATATTTCGAACGTGATGCAGAAACTCAACGTAAAAGGACGGTCGCAGGCGGTTGTTGAACTTGTGCGATTAGGAGAGTTGAAAATCTGACCCTCGTCACGCAAAACCCTACGTGAACGTAGGGTTTTTTGTTTGGGGTGAAAGGGATATATCAACTTTCTTGTTGTCTAACGGCCAGTCAAGTCAAAGGTGGCAATCCCTTGTCTCGAATCGTTGAGCCAGGAAACTTCCGATTCTATTATATATACTACGCCAGTATCATTGGGTTAGCGTTTTCCATTCAGAAAATCGCGAACTATATGCGATCGAATCCGGCACGGCCAAATGTTGGATGAAGATTTAGTTGCAATACCGGGAGCTCCTGTACAAGCAGAAAAAACAGCGTGCGTAGTGGGAGGGGCCAAAGTGCAGGAGTTCGTGTCTTACGATACCCGTTTGGAACAGGAGATCATCGGGTCATGATTTATGATCCCTCTTGTGTAGCAGATGAATGGGTGGGTTTCTTTGTGTGACGTCTGGGCAGGTCAACATGTCCTCTCGAAGAGTTCATCGTCTACAAGGCAGAATAGGCCAGTAAACGGGTGGTGCTCGTCGATCCGAAAAACACTTTGCAGGCACGCAATATGTAGGGGTTTGGAGCGGGGCGAAAAAATTCTATCAAGGGAGGTGAATTTCCTCCGTTATTGACGCTCATCGCTATCCCCCGCTCCATTCCAAGGGTTCGAAGTTAGTACAGACGCCCTGATGAGGATGCTACGGGTGACTAACAGCCTTGTACGCCCTCATTTGATTCTTTAAAATTACTTGTTTATATTGTCTTCCTCAAAGTGGTCAGTGGGTTGGATGATTGTTTCACAGACAGGGCATTGGATTAAGCTGTTAAAATTAAGATACTGTTTTTTGTCGACTTGAAATACTTTACCACATTGACAGGCTATGGTTACGATTTCTTCCAATGGCTTCACCCACCTTACTCTTGCTTTAGTTTTTTGTCTCTTTAGAGTGGGGAGCATAAGATAACCGTTTGATGAAATTGATAATGCCTTTTTTTGTTTGTGGATCTAGGTACTTCTCATATAAATTGATATTAACCGGATAATTATGTCGCTCATCTTTGTTGTTTGAATAATTTATTTTTTGAGCTTCCATAATCGTGTCCTCCTTTGAAGTAATATAAAAGTGTATAAGCGATGTATCTAATTAGACACGAAAATCCTTTTTCCTTCTTCGTTCATAAACACTTTGTTAAACCAATGCAATCCAAACATATTA
This genomic window contains:
- a CDS encoding helix-turn-helix domain-containing protein, which produces MLTNQKGKPLLTNREREVFELLVQDKTTKDIAQQLFISEKTVRNHISNVMQKLNVKGRSQAVVELVRLGELKI